The following are encoded in a window of Thermodesulfobacterium geofontis OPF15 genomic DNA:
- a CDS encoding glycosyltransferase family 2 protein, with amino-acid sequence MRKPLISVIIPTYNRAYILPKAIESVLNQTFKDLEIIVVDDGSTDSTPYLITKYPVKYVRKPNQGVAKARNTGILKSKGDFIAFLDSDDVFVETKLEKQIKFLEKYPEYKIVQTEEIWYKGERKINPKKIHQKAEGWFFDRAIKLCVVSISTVLIKKEIFNEIGLFDENFPVCEDYEFWLRVALKMPVGLIKEYLVIKSGGRPDQLSAKKGLDYYRTLALIKLFKNYQKDLKLEQKIMLYAEAKRKFEIFYKGALKHGNLEKAYTLKRIFEETFGDSIISPYKYLRE; translated from the coding sequence ATGAGAAAGCCTTTAATATCCGTTATTATTCCTACTTATAATAGAGCATATATTTTGCCTAAAGCTATAGAAAGTGTTTTAAATCAAACCTTTAAAGATTTAGAAATTATAGTAGTTGATGATGGTTCAACAGATTCTACACCTTATTTAATCACTAAATATCCGGTTAAGTATGTAAGAAAGCCTAATCAAGGAGTAGCAAAAGCAAGAAATACAGGAATATTAAAATCTAAAGGAGATTTTATTGCTTTTCTGGATAGCGATGATGTTTTTGTTGAAACTAAGCTGGAAAAACAAATTAAATTTTTAGAAAAATATCCAGAATATAAAATTGTTCAAACAGAAGAAATTTGGTATAAAGGAGAAAGGAAAATAAATCCCAAAAAAATTCATCAAAAAGCAGAGGGATGGTTTTTTGATAGAGCTATAAAACTTTGTGTAGTTTCTATTTCTACTGTTTTAATTAAAAAAGAAATATTTAATGAGATAGGTCTTTTTGATGAAAATTTCCCAGTTTGTGAAGATTATGAATTCTGGTTAAGAGTAGCTTTAAAAATGCCAGTTGGGCTTATTAAAGAATATTTAGTTATAAAAAGCGGAGGTAGACCTGATCAATTATCAGCTAAAAAGGGGCTTGATTATTATAGAACTCTTGCGCTTATTAAGCTCTTTAAGAACTATCAAAAGGATTTAAAATTAGAACAAAAGATAATGCTTTATGCTGAAGCAAAAAGGAAGTTTGAAATCTTTTATAAAGGTGCATTAAAACACGGAAATTTAGAAAAAGCTTATACTCTTAAAAGGATTTTTGAAGAAACCTTCGGTGATTCTATAATAAGTCCATATAAATATTTAAGAGAATGA
- a CDS encoding potassium channel family protein, which produces MDELEIKKKLIIISSLILGVITFGTVGYMVIEGLNFLNALYMTIITVATVGFKEVKELSDVGKFFTIILIFSGFGVFAYAMTTGAKILIEGEIREVFKKKKMKKEISALNNHYIVCGYGRMGKILCKEFKANNVDFVVIEKFEENLKDEEDLLYIIGDATKDEILKSAGIKRAKGIISLLPSDAENLYVVVSARFLNPEIFIVARATDEEARIKLKMAGANKAICPYHIGGLRIAQSVLRPNVVDFLEFATGSEFKDIQIEEIFVSRDSKLVGKTLKDAKIGEKLKAIVVGIKRADGKIEFNPSASTIIEAGDIIIGIGSLESLSLLSQMASGEKEII; this is translated from the coding sequence ATGGATGAGCTTGAAATCAAAAAAAAGCTCATAATTATTTCAAGCTTAATTTTAGGAGTAATAACCTTTGGAACAGTTGGATATATGGTAATTGAGGGGCTTAATTTTTTGAATGCCCTTTATATGACCATAATTACTGTAGCTACTGTAGGTTTTAAAGAGGTAAAAGAACTAAGTGATGTTGGAAAATTTTTTACTATAATACTTATTTTTAGTGGCTTTGGTGTTTTTGCCTATGCTATGACTACTGGTGCAAAAATATTGATAGAAGGTGAAATAAGGGAGGTGTTTAAAAAAAAGAAAATGAAAAAAGAAATTTCCGCTTTAAACAACCATTACATTGTATGTGGATATGGAAGAATGGGAAAAATACTTTGCAAAGAATTTAAAGCTAATAACGTAGATTTTGTAGTAATTGAAAAATTTGAGGAAAATTTAAAAGATGAAGAGGATCTTCTTTATATCATAGGTGATGCCACCAAAGATGAAATTCTTAAATCAGCAGGGATTAAAAGAGCAAAGGGGATAATTTCTCTTTTACCCTCAGATGCAGAAAATCTTTATGTAGTTGTAAGTGCAAGATTTTTAAATCCAGAAATATTTATAGTTGCCCGCGCCACAGATGAAGAAGCAAGAATTAAATTAAAAATGGCTGGTGCAAATAAAGCTATATGTCCTTATCATATAGGGGGGTTAAGAATCGCTCAATCTGTTCTTAGACCAAATGTAGTAGATTTTTTAGAGTTTGCTACAGGTTCAGAATTTAAAGATATCCAAATTGAAGAAATTTTTGTTTCAAGAGATTCTAAATTAGTAGGGAAAACCTTAAAAGATGCAAAAATTGGTGAAAAATTAAAAGCTATAGTAGTTGGTATTAAAAGAGCTGATGGAAAAATAGAATTTAATCCCTCTGCAAGTACTATAATAGAGGCTGGAGATATAATAATTGGAATAGGTTCTCTTGAAAGTTTATCTCTTCTTTCTCAAATGGCAAGTGGTGAAAAAGAAATAATTTAA
- the lgt gene encoding prolipoprotein diacylglyceryl transferase — protein sequence MLTYPQIDPVIFKVGPLAVRWYGLMYVISFFCCLFLCRYQLKEKNLKELYPFLENLLFYSFLGLVIGARLGFCFFYYPDYFFKNPLEIIAIWKGGMSFHGGLIGSVLAGYIYIKKNGQSFLWWADLIVVTAPIGLFFGRIGNFINGELYGKPSNLPWAMIFPEGGPIPRHPVQLYECLVTGLFLFLFMWNLRKKEWPYGTKLAIFLILYGTLRFLFEFLREPAQSFNLFLGWMTMGQFLCLIMIISGILLLYFLRKDFIKKYL from the coding sequence ATGCTTACCTATCCTCAAATTGATCCTGTAATTTTCAAAGTAGGTCCTTTAGCAGTAAGATGGTATGGACTAATGTATGTAATAAGTTTTTTTTGTTGCCTTTTTTTGTGTAGATATCAATTAAAAGAAAAGAATTTAAAAGAGCTTTATCCTTTTTTGGAAAATCTTCTTTTTTATAGCTTTTTAGGCCTTGTAATTGGCGCCAGACTGGGTTTTTGTTTTTTTTATTATCCCGATTATTTTTTTAAAAATCCTTTAGAAATAATTGCTATCTGGAAAGGTGGAATGTCCTTTCACGGAGGATTAATAGGAAGTGTTTTAGCAGGCTATATTTACATCAAAAAAAATGGACAATCCTTTTTATGGTGGGCTGATTTGATAGTAGTTACAGCACCTATTGGACTTTTTTTTGGGAGAATAGGAAATTTTATAAATGGGGAATTATACGGTAAACCAAGTAATCTTCCTTGGGCTATGATTTTTCCTGAGGGAGGACCTATTCCAAGACACCCTGTCCAACTTTATGAATGCTTAGTTACTGGGCTTTTCTTATTCTTATTTATGTGGAATTTAAGAAAAAAAGAATGGCCTTATGGAACAAAATTAGCTATATTTTTAATTCTTTACGGAACTTTAAGATTTCTTTTTGAATTTTTAAGGGAGCCTGCTCAAAGTTTTAATTTATTTTTAGGTTGGATGACTATGGGGCAATTTTTATGCTTAATAATGATAATTTCTGGAATTCTTCTTTTATATTTTCTCAGGAAAGATTTTATCAAGAAGTATCTCTAA
- a CDS encoding ArsB/NhaD family transporter codes for MKRLFIILFFLAFLSNIPILNILAFAEKPQKDLDIFYISGRILDPHKEPVKEAELRILIDRKPHKLIVEHKEVDKVLTSSHGTFQIEFHLPKGVIENTKIQLEIVKNSYKKTLVDLKKEDFAVKENQFYLKKDIMIERKFGSAFWIATLVFLITYTLISFEILHRTVAAMIGAATMLILTYTLGNFNPEFHIISFERAIEAIDMNVIFLLLGMMIIVGILKHTGIFQWCAYMSYKIAKGNVMALVIISCLFIAFTSAFLDNVTIMLLYTPVLIEIAIALKINPLSLLIPGIMASNAGGTATLIGDPPNIMIGSYAGLTFMQFVYALTPVIIICMIVLVVYNKFFYAKEYEKGKVEDIDSFINYLKEEYKIKDRSLLTYGLFVMVIVIAFFVTHGIWHMEVSIPALFGAGLLFTYSILTKKVNLLELIEKDIEWTTLLFFIFLFMLVGALEEVGLLAVIADWVYKLSAGNLTIAVCLILWVSAIMSAFVDNIPFTATMLPIVAYLTKVIPGAESNVLWWALALGACLGGNGTMIGASANVVTIGIAESLGYKISFLGFIKYAFIYMLITIIICNIWLLIFY; via the coding sequence ATGAAAAGGCTATTTATAATTTTATTTTTTTTGGCTTTTCTTTCAAATATACCTATTTTAAATATCCTTGCCTTTGCAGAAAAACCTCAAAAAGATTTGGATATATTTTATATTTCAGGAAGAATCCTTGATCCTCATAAAGAACCTGTAAAAGAAGCAGAATTAAGAATACTCATTGATAGGAAACCTCATAAATTGATAGTAGAGCATAAAGAGGTTGATAAAGTGCTTACCTCTTCTCATGGAACCTTTCAGATTGAATTTCACCTTCCCAAAGGTGTAATTGAAAATACTAAAATTCAACTTGAAATCGTAAAAAACTCCTATAAAAAAACCCTTGTTGACCTAAAAAAAGAGGATTTTGCGGTTAAAGAAAATCAATTTTATTTAAAAAAAGACATAATGATTGAAAGAAAATTTGGATCTGCTTTCTGGATTGCCACCTTAGTTTTTCTTATCACCTATACCCTTATATCTTTTGAAATTCTTCATAGAACAGTTGCAGCCATGATAGGTGCTGCAACAATGCTCATTTTAACCTATACTCTTGGGAACTTTAACCCTGAGTTTCATATCATTTCCTTTGAAAGAGCAATTGAAGCCATTGATATGAACGTAATCTTTCTTCTCTTAGGAATGATGATAATAGTTGGAATACTTAAACATACAGGAATTTTTCAGTGGTGTGCCTATATGTCTTATAAAATTGCAAAGGGAAACGTTATGGCTCTTGTAATCATTTCTTGCCTCTTTATAGCCTTTACCTCTGCATTCCTTGATAATGTAACCATTATGCTTCTTTATACACCTGTTTTAATAGAAATTGCTATAGCTTTAAAGATAAATCCCTTAAGTTTACTTATTCCTGGTATTATGGCATCAAATGCTGGTGGAACTGCAACCCTTATCGGTGATCCGCCAAACATAATGATTGGCTCATATGCAGGTCTTACCTTTATGCAGTTTGTCTATGCCCTAACCCCTGTTATCATTATCTGCATGATAGTTTTAGTTGTGTACAATAAGTTTTTTTATGCAAAGGAATACGAGAAAGGAAAAGTTGAGGATATAGATTCCTTTATTAACTATTTAAAAGAGGAATATAAAATAAAAGATAGAAGCCTTCTTACATACGGGCTTTTTGTTATGGTAATTGTTATTGCCTTTTTCGTAACGCATGGAATCTGGCATATGGAAGTAAGTATTCCTGCCTTGTTTGGAGCAGGACTTCTTTTTACCTACTCAATTTTAACCAAAAAAGTAAATTTACTTGAATTAATAGAAAAAGACATAGAATGGACAACCCTTTTATTCTTTATTTTTCTTTTTATGCTCGTTGGTGCTTTGGAAGAAGTGGGTTTACTTGCAGTTATTGCAGATTGGGTTTATAAGCTTTCAGCTGGAAATTTAACTATTGCGGTATGTTTAATCTTATGGGTTTCAGCTATAATGAGTGCCTTTGTAGATAATATCCCCTTTACAGCTACAATGTTACCAATAGTTGCCTATCTTACCAAGGTAATTCCTGGTGCTGAAAGTAATGTTCTTTGGTGGGCACTTGCTTTAGGAGCCTGTTTGGGAGGAAATGGAACCATGATCGGTGCTTCTGCTAATGTAGTAACTATAGGAATTGCAGAGTCCTTAGGATATAAAATAAGCTTTTTGGGATTTATAAAGTATGCTTTTATCTATATGTTAATTACTATTATAATTTGTAATATATGGCTCTTGATTTTTTATTAA
- the recG gene encoding ATP-dependent DNA helicase RecG produces MMKDINNSIQEWISKILRPLEFVSKNNFANLPKTKGLEKALINLINNAPSDINHIKEKLLEFSLGLEESSLEEKKERIAKMLKLLKSLNFSQEKKEVANSEVSEKPDFFTWGISRKEISLETYLRYKEILKQPVQFLKGIGPSIAKKLAKKGIHTLEDLLYFLPKDYEDRRKVIPIGDLREGQRAVVFGEILKSGTSQLYKRKIFYAQITDGTGFLTLKWFNFNERVWRKLLAPGKNIFAIGEVSRFGKELEIIHPELIEEGDEDKLSVEIGHIVPVYSSIEGVSEKYFRKIIKSAIEEYGDYLESSIPLEILKRRGFVPLNVAIKNLHFPEPKEDILLLKRGESIYHKSLSFDEFFFLELALGLRKGRIKKERGIKFNTESKLVEEFIKKLPFELTDAQKRVIEEIKNDMAKEVPMNRLLQGDVGCGKTVVAFISALIAIDNGYQVAFMTPTEILAEQHYYNFRQYAQLMGISTALLTGGIPPTKKREIYHGLSTGYINFVIGTHALFQEKVEIKKLGLVIIDEQHRFGVLQRAALREKAKGLIPDTLIMTATPIPRTLALTIYGDLDLSIIDEMPKGRKPIITELYHEYNKNRAYQKAKEILKEGHQAYVILPLIEESEKVDLKAVTTYGEFLQKEIFKDFKVGILHGKMSSYEKEKIMHDFKRKEIDVLVSTTVVEVGVDVPNATVMIIEHAERFGLSQLHQLRGRVGRSDVQSYCFLIAYKISTDSPAYQRLQILCETNDGFRIAEEDLKLRGPGEFLGTKQSGYLEFRGADIVKDYPILLQAREEAFKLIEKDPELKNYLILKEELMRRWEERLKLSEIA; encoded by the coding sequence ATGATGAAAGATATAAATAACTCTATTCAAGAGTGGATTTCCAAAATTTTAAGACCTCTTGAATTTGTTTCCAAAAATAATTTTGCAAATTTACCTAAAACTAAGGGTCTTGAAAAAGCTTTAATAAATCTCATAAATAATGCTCCTTCTGATATAAATCATATTAAAGAAAAACTTTTAGAATTTTCTTTAGGTTTAGAGGAAAGTTCTTTAGAAGAAAAAAAAGAAAGAATAGCTAAAATGCTTAAACTACTTAAATCTTTAAATTTTTCTCAAGAAAAAAAAGAGGTAGCTAATTCTGAAGTATCTGAAAAACCAGATTTTTTTACTTGGGGAATCTCAAGAAAAGAAATATCTCTTGAAACCTATTTAAGGTATAAAGAAATTCTTAAACAGCCTGTTCAATTTTTAAAAGGAATAGGTCCAAGCATTGCTAAAAAACTTGCCAAAAAAGGTATTCATACTTTAGAAGATCTTCTTTATTTTCTTCCAAAAGATTATGAAGACAGAAGAAAAGTTATTCCTATAGGAGATCTTAGAGAAGGACAAAGAGCTGTAGTTTTTGGAGAAATTCTTAAAAGTGGAACATCTCAACTTTATAAAAGAAAAATATTTTATGCTCAAATTACTGATGGGACAGGCTTTTTAACCCTAAAATGGTTTAATTTTAATGAAAGGGTTTGGAGAAAACTTTTAGCACCTGGAAAAAATATTTTTGCTATTGGAGAAGTTTCTCGTTTTGGAAAGGAATTGGAAATAATACATCCAGAGCTTATAGAAGAGGGTGATGAGGATAAGTTATCTGTAGAAATAGGACATATTGTACCTGTTTATTCTTCTATAGAAGGAGTATCAGAAAAATATTTTAGAAAGATCATAAAAAGTGCTATAGAAGAATATGGAGATTATTTAGAAAGTTCTATTCCTTTAGAAATATTGAAAAGAAGGGGTTTTGTACCTTTAAATGTAGCCATTAAAAATTTACATTTTCCAGAGCCAAAAGAAGATATACTTTTATTAAAAAGAGGAGAAAGTATTTACCACAAAAGTCTTTCCTTTGATGAGTTTTTCTTTTTAGAATTAGCTTTAGGTCTAAGAAAGGGAAGAATAAAAAAAGAAAGAGGTATAAAATTTAACACAGAAAGTAAGTTAGTTGAAGAGTTTATAAAAAAATTACCCTTTGAATTAACTGATGCTCAAAAAAGAGTAATAGAAGAAATAAAAAATGATATGGCAAAAGAAGTTCCTATGAATAGACTTTTACAAGGAGATGTTGGGTGTGGTAAAACTGTAGTTGCCTTTATTTCTGCTTTAATTGCTATAGATAATGGTTATCAAGTAGCTTTTATGACACCAACTGAAATTTTAGCAGAACAACATTATTACAATTTTCGTCAATATGCTCAATTAATGGGAATTTCAACAGCTTTACTTACAGGAGGAATTCCACCTACCAAAAAAAGAGAAATTTATCACGGTCTTTCTACAGGTTATATAAATTTTGTAATAGGAACTCATGCTCTTTTTCAAGAAAAAGTAGAAATTAAAAAACTGGGACTTGTTATTATTGATGAACAGCATCGTTTCGGAGTTTTACAAAGGGCTGCTCTTAGAGAAAAGGCAAAAGGATTAATTCCAGATACTTTAATTATGACAGCAACTCCTATTCCAAGGACTCTTGCCCTTACCATATATGGAGATCTTGATTTATCTATTATTGATGAAATGCCCAAAGGAAGAAAACCAATTATTACTGAACTTTATCATGAATATAACAAAAACAGAGCTTATCAAAAGGCTAAAGAAATTCTAAAAGAGGGGCATCAAGCTTATGTGATACTTCCTCTTATTGAAGAGTCTGAAAAAGTGGATTTAAAGGCAGTGACTACTTATGGAGAATTTCTTCAAAAAGAAATTTTTAAAGACTTTAAAGTAGGAATATTACATGGAAAAATGAGTTCATACGAAAAGGAAAAAATAATGCATGACTTTAAAAGAAAAGAAATTGATGTTCTTGTGTCTACTACAGTTGTTGAAGTAGGAGTAGATGTTCCTAATGCAACAGTTATGATTATTGAACATGCAGAAAGATTTGGGCTTTCTCAGCTTCATCAATTAAGAGGAAGGGTGGGAAGAAGTGATGTACAGTCTTACTGTTTTTTAATAGCCTACAAAATTTCTACGGATAGTCCTGCCTATCAAAGACTTCAAATTTTATGCGAAACTAATGATGGATTTAGAATTGCAGAAGAAGATTTAAAATTAAGAGGACCTGGAGAATTTCTTGGAACAAAACAATCGGGCTATTTAGAATTTAGAGGAGCTGATATAGTAAAAGATTATCCAATACTTCTTCAAGCAAGAGAAGAAGCATTTAAACTTATAGAAAAAGATCCGGAACTTAAAAATTATCTTATTTTAAAAGAAGAACTTATGAGAAGATGGGAAGAAAGACTAAAACTTTCTGAAATAGCCTAA
- a CDS encoding universal stress protein, producing the protein MIKCPFDKVLLPVDGSQNSLRAVKFAGALLKDIKTSKVTLLHVMAGGYLSEHMKNIDLRTELIKETEIFKRIKEKHIKEDIMPSLLDYEKILKNSGFTGLIEKRIEEGDPGSKIIEIVEKENFQTVMLGRRGVSELKGFFLGSVSNKVLHGLINHNIYIVGEKIPEKNPASKILVPVDGSEYSMKAVEHAVCIAKFVKNIDKITILRVINLSLYLERVKEGINPEEEAKEILNKAKMKFLEEEVPQDLIETKISIGFPKEEIVREIKEGNYNLVIMGRKGRSAIKDLVLGGVSSAVINKCFEPTIAIINL; encoded by the coding sequence ATGATTAAATGCCCTTTTGATAAAGTTTTATTACCCGTTGATGGAAGCCAAAACTCCTTAAGAGCAGTTAAATTTGCTGGAGCCTTACTTAAAGATATTAAAACTTCAAAGGTTACCCTTCTCCATGTAATGGCAGGTGGATATTTAAGTGAACACATGAAAAATATTGATTTAAGGACAGAGCTTATAAAAGAAACAGAAATTTTTAAAAGAATAAAAGAAAAACACATTAAAGAAGATATAATGCCCTCTTTATTAGATTATGAAAAAATATTAAAAAATTCTGGATTTACCGGCTTAATAGAAAAAAGAATTGAAGAAGGAGACCCAGGAAGTAAAATAATTGAAATTGTGGAAAAAGAAAATTTTCAAACAGTAATGCTTGGAAGAAGAGGGGTTTCAGAGCTAAAAGGGTTTTTCCTTGGAAGTGTATCAAATAAAGTTTTGCATGGATTAATAAATCACAATATTTATATTGTAGGAGAAAAGATTCCTGAAAAAAATCCTGCCTCTAAAATTTTAGTTCCTGTAGATGGTTCAGAATATTCAATGAAAGCAGTGGAGCATGCAGTATGTATAGCAAAGTTTGTTAAAAACATAGATAAAATAACCATTTTAAGAGTTATTAATCTTTCCCTTTATCTTGAAAGAGTAAAAGAAGGAATAAATCCCGAAGAGGAAGCCAAAGAAATTCTTAATAAAGCTAAAATGAAATTTTTAGAAGAGGAAGTCCCTCAGGATTTAATCGAAACAAAAATTTCTATTGGTTTCCCAAAAGAGGAGATTGTTAGAGAAATAAAGGAAGGTAATTATAATCTTGTAATCATGGGAAGAAAGGGGCGTTCAGCAATTAAAGACCTTGTTCTTGGTGGTGTAAGTTCAGCAGTTATAAACAAATGCTTTGAACCTACAATAGCCATAATAAATCTCTAA
- a CDS encoding prephenate dehydrogenase/arogenate dehydrogenase family protein: MDENFRVGIIGGKGKMGNFFKNFFEKKGYPVEVSDVNTTLTNIELVKRNKIILISVPIEIFPEVVKEISSFVRETHWVIDICSLKNEPVKVMKKFLKKGEILATHPLFGPYEEDLKGKTIAFYPVRGKEIVKWFKNLMSSEGLNLVKISPKKHDEIMALVQVINHFWLILLAKTIKDSGFNLKDLIYLSTPSFLRQLHILKRLAKQDPQLYAKIQLENPLGKKFRNLLCRNCKDLAKAFNSEKAEEEFKKHFILAKKVAEELEILLDKIFPEKI; the protein is encoded by the coding sequence ATGGATGAAAACTTTAGGGTCGGAATTATTGGTGGAAAAGGGAAAATGGGAAATTTTTTTAAAAATTTTTTTGAAAAAAAAGGTTATCCTGTAGAGGTTTCAGATGTTAATACAACACTTACAAATATTGAGCTTGTCAAAAGAAATAAAATTATTTTAATATCAGTTCCCATAGAAATTTTTCCTGAGGTAGTAAAGGAGATCTCCTCATTTGTTAGAGAAACCCATTGGGTAATTGATATTTGTTCTCTTAAAAATGAACCTGTTAAAGTAATGAAAAAATTTTTAAAAAAAGGAGAAATTTTAGCTACCCACCCCCTTTTTGGTCCTTATGAAGAGGACCTAAAAGGAAAAACTATAGCCTTTTATCCTGTAAGAGGAAAAGAGATTGTTAAATGGTTTAAAAATTTAATGAGTAGCGAGGGATTAAATTTAGTTAAGATTTCTCCTAAAAAGCATGATGAAATTATGGCTCTTGTTCAGGTTATAAATCATTTCTGGCTTATACTTCTTGCTAAAACAATTAAAGATTCTGGGTTTAATTTGAAAGATTTAATATACCTTTCAACACCCAGTTTTTTAAGACAACTTCATATTTTAAAACGTCTTGCTAAGCAAGATCCTCAGCTTTATGCCAAAATTCAACTCGAAAATCCTTTAGGGAAAAAATTTAGAAATCTTTTATGTAGAAATTGTAAAGATTTAGCAAAAGCTTTTAATTCAGAGAAGGCTGAAGAGGAGTTTAAAAAACATTTTATCTTAGCAAAAAAGGTTGCTGAAGAATTAGAGATACTTCTTGATAAAATCTTTCCTGAGAAAATATAA
- the nth gene encoding endonuclease III, which translates to MAKKEKEEKKEKLSELKKRVREIIKRLKKTYPDAKIALNFKNPLQLLVATILSAQCTDERVNEVTKDLFKKYKTAKDFAEADLDELAEDIKSTGFYRQKAKYIKECCKILVEKYNGEVPKTMEELLELPGVARKTANIVLANAYGIVEGIPVDTHVRKISQRLGIVSSKQPEKMEKELMEIVPKKDWFAFPYLIQAHGRKICLGRKPKCEECILKDLCNAYLSSN; encoded by the coding sequence ATGGCAAAAAAGGAAAAAGAAGAGAAAAAAGAAAAACTCTCAGAACTTAAAAAAAGAGTTAGAGAAATCATAAAGAGACTTAAAAAGACTTATCCAGATGCAAAAATTGCTTTAAATTTTAAAAATCCTCTTCAGCTTCTTGTAGCCACTATACTTTCTGCTCAATGTACAGATGAAAGAGTAAACGAAGTTACAAAAGATCTTTTTAAAAAATATAAAACCGCTAAGGATTTTGCAGAAGCTGATCTTGACGAACTTGCAGAAGATATAAAAAGTACAGGTTTTTATAGACAAAAGGCTAAATATATAAAAGAGTGTTGCAAAATCCTTGTAGAAAAATATAATGGAGAAGTTCCAAAAACTATGGAAGAACTACTTGAACTTCCTGGTGTAGCAAGAAAAACAGCCAATATTGTTCTTGCTAATGCCTATGGAATAGTAGAAGGTATACCCGTTGATACTCATGTAAGAAAAATTTCTCAACGTCTTGGAATAGTAAGCTCAAAACAGCCTGAAAAAATGGAAAAAGAGCTTATGGAAATCGTTCCTAAAAAGGATTGGTTTGCTTTTCCCTATCTTATTCAAGCTCACGGAAGAAAAATATGTCTTGGTAGAAAACCTAAATGTGAGGAATGTATTTTAAAGGATTTATGTAATGCTTACCTATCCTCAAATTGA